A window of Rhizobium acidisoli contains these coding sequences:
- a CDS encoding amino acid ABC transporter ATP-binding protein encodes MAEAPAKKLTVSATEVAVDIINMNKWYGDFHVLRDINLKVMRGERIVIAGPSGSGKSTMIRCINRLEEHQKGRIIVDGTELTNDLKKIDEVRREVGMVFQHFNLFPHLTILENCTLAPIWVRKMPKKQAEEVAMHFLKRVKIPEQANKYPGQLSGGQQQRVAIARSLCMNPKIMLFDEPTSALDPEMIKEVLDTMVGLAEEGMTMLCVTHEMGFARQVANRVIFMDQGQIVEQNSPAEFFDNPQHERTKLFLSQILH; translated from the coding sequence ATGGCTGAAGCTCCAGCGAAAAAGCTCACCGTTTCCGCAACGGAAGTGGCGGTCGATATCATCAACATGAACAAGTGGTACGGCGATTTTCACGTGCTGCGCGACATCAACCTCAAGGTCATGCGCGGCGAGCGCATCGTCATCGCCGGCCCGTCGGGTTCCGGTAAGTCGACGATGATCCGCTGCATCAACCGCCTGGAAGAGCATCAGAAGGGCCGCATTATCGTCGACGGCACCGAGCTCACCAACGACCTGAAAAAGATCGACGAGGTCAGGCGCGAAGTCGGCATGGTGTTCCAGCACTTCAACCTCTTCCCGCACCTGACGATCCTCGAAAACTGCACTTTGGCGCCGATCTGGGTGCGCAAAATGCCGAAGAAGCAGGCGGAAGAAGTGGCCATGCACTTTCTCAAGCGCGTCAAGATCCCCGAGCAGGCCAACAAATATCCGGGACAGCTCTCCGGCGGCCAGCAGCAGCGGGTGGCGATCGCCCGCTCGCTGTGCATGAACCCGAAGATCATGCTGTTCGACGAGCCGACCTCGGCGCTCGATCCCGAAATGATCAAGGAAGTGCTCGACACGATGGTGGGTCTTGCCGAGGAAGGCATGACCATGCTCTGCGTCACCCATGAAATGGGCTTTGCCCGCCAGGTCGCCAACCGCGTCATCTTCATGGACCAGGGCCAGATCGTCGAGCAGAATTCGCCGGCCGAGTTCTTCGACAATCCGCAGCACGAACGCACCAAGCTGTTCCTCAGCCAGATCCTGCATTAG
- a CDS encoding amino acid ABC transporter permease translates to MSVADKPFVRTSILAAEPPPRGERGAVAWIRRNLLATPKDVILTILAVALIAWAVPHLVNWLFIQAVWSGPDRTFCATTIQGGIQPEGWSGACWAFVSAKYDQFIFGRYPLDERWRPAIVGILFILLLVPMLIPSAPRKGLNAILLFAALPIIAFWLLHGGYGLEVVETPLWGGLMVTLVLSFVGIAVSLPCGILLALGRRSKMPVIRMLCVTFIEVIRGVPLITVLFMASVMLPLFLPTGWNVDKLLRALIGVSIFTSAYMAEVIRGGLQAIPKGQFEGADSLGLGYWQKTRLIIMPQAIKLVIPSIVNTFIGTFKDTSLVTIIGMFDLLGIVKQNFSDANWASAVTPITGLIFAGFIFWLFCFGMSRYSGFMERHLDTGHKR, encoded by the coding sequence ATGTCGGTCGCCGATAAACCCTTCGTCAGAACGTCCATTCTTGCTGCCGAACCGCCGCCCCGCGGCGAGAGGGGAGCCGTTGCCTGGATACGCCGCAATCTCCTGGCAACTCCGAAGGACGTGATCCTGACCATCCTGGCTGTTGCACTGATCGCATGGGCCGTGCCGCATCTCGTCAACTGGCTGTTCATCCAGGCCGTATGGTCCGGGCCTGACCGCACATTCTGCGCGACGACAATCCAGGGCGGTATCCAGCCCGAGGGCTGGAGTGGTGCATGCTGGGCCTTCGTCAGCGCCAAGTACGATCAGTTTATCTTCGGCCGCTATCCGCTCGACGAGCGCTGGAGACCGGCGATCGTCGGGATCCTCTTCATTTTGCTTCTGGTTCCGATGCTGATCCCGTCGGCGCCGCGAAAGGGCCTGAACGCCATTCTTCTGTTCGCCGCCCTGCCGATCATCGCCTTCTGGCTTCTTCACGGGGGGTACGGCCTTGAAGTGGTGGAGACACCGCTCTGGGGCGGGTTGATGGTGACGCTCGTCCTGTCCTTTGTCGGTATTGCAGTGTCATTGCCCTGCGGTATTCTGCTTGCATTGGGACGCCGTTCGAAGATGCCGGTCATCCGCATGCTCTGCGTGACCTTCATCGAGGTCATTCGAGGCGTTCCGCTGATCACCGTGCTGTTCATGGCAAGCGTCATGTTGCCGCTCTTCCTTCCTACAGGCTGGAACGTGGACAAACTGCTTCGGGCACTGATTGGCGTATCGATCTTCACGTCGGCCTATATGGCTGAAGTGATCCGCGGCGGTCTTCAGGCGATTCCGAAGGGACAGTTCGAAGGCGCCGATTCACTTGGCCTCGGCTATTGGCAAAAGACCCGGCTGATCATCATGCCGCAGGCCATCAAGCTGGTAATCCCGAGCATCGTCAACACCTTCATCGGAACCTTCAAGGACACGTCACTGGTCACCATTATCGGCATGTTCGATCTGCTCGGTATTGTGAAGCAGAACTTCTCCGACGCCAACTGGGCAAGCGCCGTCACGCCGATCACGGGCCTGATCTTCGCGGGCTTCATCTTCTGGCTGTTCTGCTTCGGCATGTCGCGCTATTCGGGCTTCATGGAACGCCATCTCGATACCGGCCACAAGCGATAA
- a CDS encoding ETC complex I subunit, whose amino-acid sequence MSAKIYRPAKTAMQSGKAKTHLWVLEFDQESPRKIDPIMGYTSSGDTRQQVKLTFETRELAEAYAQRNGIEYRVIAPKDPVRQVVAYPDNFRYTRTQPWTH is encoded by the coding sequence ATGTCTGCCAAGATCTATCGTCCAGCCAAGACCGCCATGCAGTCCGGCAAGGCCAAGACCCATCTGTGGGTGCTTGAATTCGATCAGGAGTCGCCGCGCAAGATCGATCCGATCATGGGTTACACCTCCTCCGGCGATACGCGCCAGCAGGTGAAACTCACCTTCGAAACACGGGAACTGGCCGAAGCCTATGCCCAGCGCAACGGCATCGAATACCGGGTCATCGCGCCGAAGGATCCGGTTCGCCAAGTTGTCGCCTATCCGGATAATTTCCGCTATACCCGCACGCAGCCCTGGACGCATTGA
- a CDS encoding DUF3597 domain-containing protein, translated as MGIFDKIKHAIFGEAKAAEPVASGAPKAQPAPAPVSPSAAPSPAPAASPAQSKPATAPVAANVDIVPILDAAVKKSGQKLDWRHSIVDLMKAVGMDASMAERKELASELGYTGDTGDSAKMNMWLHKALMKRLSENGGKVPADLLD; from the coding sequence ATGGGCATTTTCGACAAGATCAAACATGCAATCTTCGGGGAAGCAAAAGCAGCCGAACCCGTTGCATCAGGCGCGCCGAAGGCGCAGCCCGCCCCGGCTCCCGTCTCGCCCTCGGCGGCGCCCAGTCCGGCACCTGCCGCCTCTCCCGCTCAAAGCAAGCCGGCCACCGCCCCGGTCGCAGCAAATGTTGATATCGTACCGATCCTCGACGCGGCGGTGAAAAAGAGCGGCCAGAAACTCGATTGGCGCCACTCGATCGTGGATTTGATGAAAGCGGTCGGGATGGATGCGAGCATGGCTGAGCGCAAGGAGCTCGCCTCTGAACTCGGCTATACCGGCGACACCGGTGATTCCGCCAAAATGAATATGTGGCTGCACAAGGCACTGATGAAACGCCTGTCGGAAAATGGCGGCAAAGTACCCGCCGATCTCCTGGATTGA
- a CDS encoding DUF192 domain-containing protein: MRDTVLLHAIKSAILALFFMVALPAFADEQVRFDKEPLLIQTAAGKVLHFTVEIASTPDQRAYGLMFRKTMADDAGMIFDFDEPRRVTMWMENTILPLDMLFADDTGTIRHIKENATPYSRDIIDSMSPVKYVVELNAGIAAKLGIKPGDRIVSATTTKKSK, translated from the coding sequence ATGCGTGACACCGTCCTTCTACATGCGATCAAAAGCGCCATCCTGGCGCTTTTTTTCATGGTCGCGCTGCCGGCTTTCGCTGATGAGCAGGTCCGCTTCGACAAGGAGCCGCTGCTCATCCAGACCGCCGCGGGCAAGGTGCTGCATTTCACTGTCGAGATCGCCTCGACGCCGGATCAGCGCGCCTACGGGCTGATGTTTCGCAAGACGATGGCCGATGATGCCGGGATGATCTTCGATTTCGACGAGCCGAGGCGCGTCACCATGTGGATGGAAAACACCATCCTGCCGCTCGACATGCTTTTTGCCGACGACACCGGCACGATCCGCCACATCAAGGAAAACGCGACACCCTATTCGCGCGATATCATCGATTCGATGAGTCCGGTGAAATACGTCGTCGAACTCAATGCCGGCATCGCCGCCAAACTCGGGATCAAACCGGGCGACAGAATCGTCAGTGCCACGACGACGAAGAAGTCGAAGTGA
- a CDS encoding cystathionine beta-lyase, translating into MKEKDSLLQNAGINTRLTHIGNDPFDYHGFVNPPVVHASTVLFPNARTMETRSQKYTYGTRGTPTTDALCEAIDALEGSAGTILVPSGLAAVTIPFLGFVAAGDHALVVDSVYGPTRHFCDTMLKRLGVEVEYYDPSIGAGIETLFRPNTKIVHTEAPGSNTFEMQDIPAISAVAHRHGAVVMMDNTWATPLYFKPLDHGVDISIHASTKYPSGHSDILLGTVSANAGHWERLKEANGVLGICGAPDDAYQILRGLRTMGLRLERHYESALDIARWLEGREDVARVLHPALPSFPSHNLWKRDFKGASGIFSFVLAADGPEKSRAKAHAFLDALRIFGLGYSWGGFESLALHAYLNDRTVAKAPTDGAVIRLQIGIEDVVDLKADIERGFAAASAV; encoded by the coding sequence ATGAAAGAAAAAGACAGCTTGCTGCAGAACGCCGGCATCAACACCCGCCTGACGCATATCGGCAACGACCCTTTCGACTATCACGGCTTCGTCAATCCGCCGGTTGTGCATGCCTCGACGGTGCTGTTTCCAAATGCGCGCACGATGGAGACGCGCTCGCAGAAATACACCTACGGAACGCGCGGCACCCCGACGACGGATGCGCTCTGCGAGGCAATCGACGCACTCGAAGGCTCGGCCGGCACGATCCTCGTCCCCTCGGGCCTTGCGGCCGTCACCATTCCGTTCCTGGGTTTCGTCGCCGCCGGCGACCATGCGCTTGTCGTCGATTCGGTCTATGGCCCGACGCGTCATTTCTGCGACACGATGTTGAAGCGTCTTGGCGTCGAGGTCGAATATTACGACCCGTCGATCGGCGCCGGCATCGAGACGCTGTTCCGGCCGAACACCAAGATCGTCCACACCGAGGCGCCCGGCTCCAACACCTTCGAGATGCAGGATATCCCGGCGATCTCGGCGGTGGCGCACCGCCACGGCGCCGTTGTCATGATGGACAATACCTGGGCGACGCCGCTCTATTTCAAACCGCTCGATCACGGCGTCGATATCTCGATCCACGCATCGACGAAATATCCGTCCGGCCATTCCGATATCCTGCTTGGAACGGTGTCGGCTAATGCCGGGCACTGGGAGCGGCTGAAGGAAGCAAACGGTGTGCTCGGCATCTGCGGCGCACCCGATGACGCTTACCAGATCCTGCGCGGATTGCGCACCATGGGCCTGCGCCTCGAGCGGCATTATGAAAGCGCGCTTGATATCGCGCGATGGCTGGAGGGCAGGGAGGACGTCGCCCGCGTGCTGCATCCTGCTCTGCCGAGTTTCCCCTCTCACAATCTCTGGAAGCGCGATTTCAAAGGTGCCAGCGGCATCTTTTCCTTCGTGCTCGCCGCCGATGGCCCGGAAAAATCCAGGGCAAAGGCGCATGCCTTCCTCGATGCGCTCCGGATTTTCGGTCTCGGCTATTCCTGGGGCGGCTTTGAAAGCCTCGCATTGCACGCCTATCTCAACGACCGTACGGTCGCCAAGGCCCCGACAGATGGTGCTGTCATCCGCCTGCAGATCGGCATCGAGGATGTGGTTGACCTCAAGGCCGATATCGAACGGGGTTTTGCCGCCGCAAGCGCCGTCTGA
- a CDS encoding FAD-dependent monooxygenase — translation MPVEHAAIIGAGISGLTAALSLSRRGISSDIFEQAGELTEVGAGLQVSPNASRILAELGILDGLSKVWLEPETIRLISGSSLRQLAAVPAGTFARQRWGAPYGVLHRSTLQKALLAAVEADPLCRLHLGIRMESALPDFERDADVVIGADGVWSKLRQLVPGSPSPRFSGNIAYRFTIAESEAPGFLDRQSVCAFLGGSAHLVCYPLRETASFNMVAITASNSAPPQAWQSQPTAEQRAELRKRFSGWNAAIVSLFDQHRNLTFWPLFETSAGAWQDGRKTVLIGDAAHAMMPFAAQGAAMAIEDAYELAAFLSNRPAVEALKLFEGHRAPRIAKLRQRGAFNRFAYHAKGPIRIGRDLVLGLKPPQSLAADLDWIYGYRALRLP, via the coding sequence ATGCCGGTCGAACATGCCGCCATCATCGGCGCCGGGATATCGGGGCTGACCGCGGCGCTTTCGCTTTCGCGCCGGGGCATCAGCTCCGACATCTTCGAGCAGGCGGGCGAACTCACCGAGGTCGGCGCCGGCTTGCAGGTTTCGCCTAACGCCTCGCGCATCCTTGCCGAACTCGGTATCCTTGACGGGCTATCAAAGGTCTGGCTCGAGCCGGAAACCATCCGGCTGATCTCGGGCAGTTCGCTGCGCCAGCTGGCAGCCGTGCCTGCAGGCACATTCGCACGGCAGCGCTGGGGCGCTCCCTATGGCGTCCTGCATCGCAGCACATTGCAGAAAGCCCTTTTGGCCGCGGTGGAGGCCGATCCGCTCTGCCGGCTTCACCTTGGTATCAGGATGGAATCGGCGCTGCCGGATTTTGAGCGGGACGCCGATGTCGTCATCGGTGCGGACGGCGTCTGGTCGAAGCTGCGGCAATTGGTTCCGGGCAGCCCCTCGCCGCGGTTTTCCGGCAATATTGCCTACCGCTTCACCATTGCCGAAAGCGAAGCGCCCGGTTTCCTCGACCGGCAAAGCGTTTGCGCCTTCCTCGGCGGGTCGGCGCATCTCGTCTGCTACCCTTTGAGGGAGACTGCCAGCTTCAACATGGTGGCGATCACTGCCAGCAATAGCGCGCCGCCGCAGGCCTGGCAAAGCCAACCGACGGCCGAGCAGCGCGCAGAACTCAGGAAACGCTTTTCCGGCTGGAACGCCGCGATCGTCTCGCTGTTCGACCAACACCGGAACCTGACGTTCTGGCCGCTGTTCGAAACCTCCGCCGGTGCATGGCAGGACGGCCGCAAGACGGTTCTGATCGGCGATGCCGCGCATGCGATGATGCCCTTTGCCGCACAGGGCGCGGCCATGGCGATCGAAGACGCCTACGAACTTGCCGCGTTTCTTTCCAATCGTCCGGCGGTGGAAGCGCTAAAGCTCTTCGAGGGCCATCGAGCGCCACGCATCGCGAAACTTCGCCAGCGCGGCGCCTTCAACCGGTTCGCCTATCATGCAAAGGGGCCGATCCGAATCGGCCGCGATCTCGTGCTCGGCCTCAAGCCGCCGCAAAGTCTCGCGGCGGACCTCGACTGGATTTACGGCTACCGGGCTCTGCGTCTGCCATAA
- a CDS encoding amino acid ABC transporter permease — protein sequence MTHGAVDRTPLHDTGWTFRSAMYDPKYRSIFFQILTIVVLVAFVWWVAHNTAVNLARSNTASGFGFLRGRAGFEIGQSLIGYSSDSTYARALFVGILNTLLVAVTGIVTATIIGFIIGIGRLSRNWLIAKLCTVYVEIFRNIPPLLVIFFWYLGVLSVLPQPRESVGLPFSMYLNNRGLAFPKPIFETGMIAVGIALLIAIVAAIIMARWAHKRQATTGQPFHTVWASIALIVGLPLLVFVASGFPLTFDVPVAGKFNLTGGSVVGPEFMSLFLALSFYTASFIAEIVRGGIRGVPKGQSEAAGALGLHPSNVTRLVVVPQALRIIIPPLTSQYLNLTKNSSLAIAIGFSDLVAVGGTILNQSGQAIEIVCIWGIVYLSLSILTSLFMNWFNAKMALVER from the coding sequence ATGACGCATGGGGCTGTGGATAGGACACCTTTGCATGACACCGGCTGGACTTTCCGGTCGGCAATGTACGATCCGAAATACCGGAGCATATTCTTCCAGATTCTAACAATCGTTGTTCTCGTGGCGTTCGTGTGGTGGGTGGCCCACAACACGGCCGTGAACCTTGCCCGCAGCAATACGGCATCCGGTTTCGGCTTTCTTCGCGGTCGCGCCGGTTTCGAAATCGGCCAGTCGCTGATCGGCTATTCAAGCGACTCGACTTATGCACGCGCGCTTTTCGTCGGTATTTTGAATACCTTGCTGGTGGCGGTGACCGGTATCGTCACGGCAACCATCATCGGGTTCATTATCGGGATCGGCCGGTTGTCGCGGAACTGGCTGATTGCCAAGCTCTGCACGGTCTATGTCGAAATCTTCCGCAATATTCCGCCGCTGCTCGTCATCTTCTTCTGGTATCTCGGCGTTCTATCCGTCCTGCCGCAGCCGCGCGAATCGGTGGGCCTGCCTTTCAGCATGTACCTCAACAACAGAGGACTAGCCTTCCCGAAGCCGATCTTCGAGACAGGCATGATAGCGGTCGGCATTGCCCTGCTGATTGCGATTGTCGCCGCCATCATCATGGCGCGCTGGGCTCATAAACGACAGGCCACAACCGGCCAGCCGTTCCATACGGTATGGGCGTCGATCGCGCTGATCGTCGGCCTACCATTGCTGGTCTTCGTTGCCTCGGGCTTTCCGCTCACCTTCGATGTTCCCGTCGCCGGAAAGTTCAATCTGACGGGCGGCTCGGTCGTCGGCCCCGAATTCATGTCGCTGTTTCTCGCTCTGTCCTTTTATACCGCCTCGTTCATCGCCGAGATCGTTCGTGGCGGCATTCGCGGCGTTCCAAAGGGACAATCCGAGGCAGCCGGCGCGCTGGGGCTGCATCCGTCGAACGTGACCAGACTTGTCGTGGTGCCGCAGGCGCTGCGCATCATCATTCCGCCGCTGACGAGCCAGTACCTGAACCTGACCAAGAACTCCTCGCTCGCCATCGCGATCGGTTTCTCCGATCTCGTTGCCGTCGGCGGCACGATCCTCAATCAGAGCGGTCAAGCGATCGAGATCGTGTGCATCTGGGGTATCGTCTATCTCAGCCTGAGCATTCTCACGTCGCTGTTCATGAATTGGTTCAATGCCAAGATGGCACTGGTGGAGAGATAA
- a CDS encoding choice-of-anchor Q domain-containing protein: MTTYYVATNGSDSGSGSASSPFRTIGDAMASNLQPGDEVVVRAGVYNESVNMYKDGSAAGYITLRSEVPGGAVIHSASGGANGINITANYVAVQGFEVYGSDSHGIVGDGVHHVKISNNVSHDNGASGIAFAGSDFITIEGNETYKNASSGWFSGISLYQNRNITGAPDDGTFRNIIRNNISHDNVTKSGAHTDGNGIIIDDFQSTQTSGHPNYTFKTLVDNNLVYENGSKGIQVTWSDSVTVKNNTAYHNNQDLLNDGTWRGELSNAQSSNNTWVNNVAVADPSVNKNNTAVDNTSYGGYSNKNVVWANNVTYNGTAGQASVKTDGGNAMPSAADGNKLGVDPKFVGAASDNFHLGSGSSAIDGGTSKYGVASVDLDGHARVVGTVDMGAYESGSTSTPTTPTTPTTPTEPGSGTPTTPTQPTTPTAPTKEFVGTSGNDILPHTGQSNGGNETFKGLGGSDVLNGGAGADVLDGGTGNDTASYAGSGAVNVNLATKAASGGQAAGDKIVGIENLTGSSYNDVLTGGNNGSNVLHGGAGADKLDGGAGGDVLDGGSDNDTATYAASAGVNVNLATGAASGGYATGDKFISIENLTGSSFNDVLTGNNGSNILQGGAGADKLDGGGGSDVLIGGAGKDIMTGGASSDTFAFKTPAEIGSGSSRDVITDFQRGVDKIDFSAIDANGSAAGDGSFHFLAQENAAFDHKAGALTWHYEDKAGSASDATVIQGDLNGDGVQDFQVQLKGLVHLGSGDFLL, encoded by the coding sequence ATGACAACATACTACGTAGCGACGAATGGCAGCGACAGCGGTAGCGGCAGTGCCTCCTCTCCTTTCCGCACGATCGGTGACGCGATGGCGTCGAACCTTCAGCCCGGCGACGAGGTTGTGGTGCGCGCCGGCGTCTATAACGAGTCGGTGAACATGTACAAGGATGGTTCCGCCGCCGGCTACATTACCTTGCGGTCGGAGGTACCGGGTGGAGCGGTGATACACTCAGCATCTGGCGGCGCAAATGGTATCAACATCACTGCTAACTATGTGGCGGTCCAGGGCTTCGAGGTCTACGGAAGCGATTCGCACGGCATTGTTGGTGATGGCGTCCACCATGTGAAGATCTCCAATAACGTTTCCCACGACAACGGTGCGTCCGGCATCGCCTTCGCCGGATCCGACTTCATCACGATCGAAGGGAACGAGACTTACAAAAATGCGAGTTCCGGCTGGTTTTCAGGCATCTCTCTCTACCAGAACCGGAACATCACCGGGGCGCCGGACGATGGCACCTTCCGCAACATCATCCGGAACAACATCTCGCACGATAACGTCACCAAGTCGGGTGCGCACACCGATGGCAACGGCATCATCATCGACGATTTCCAGAGCACGCAGACGAGCGGTCATCCGAACTACACGTTCAAGACCCTGGTCGACAACAACCTCGTCTATGAGAACGGCAGCAAAGGCATCCAAGTTACCTGGAGCGACTCCGTCACGGTGAAAAACAACACCGCATACCACAACAATCAGGACCTGCTAAACGACGGCACCTGGCGCGGCGAGCTCAGCAACGCGCAGTCGAGCAACAACACCTGGGTCAACAACGTCGCCGTAGCGGACCCGTCGGTGAACAAGAACAACACTGCAGTCGATAACACGTCATACGGCGGCTACAGCAACAAAAACGTCGTCTGGGCCAATAACGTTACCTACAACGGCACGGCCGGCCAGGCCTCGGTCAAGACCGACGGCGGCAACGCGATGCCGAGCGCGGCGGACGGTAACAAGCTCGGCGTCGACCCGAAATTCGTAGGCGCGGCGAGCGACAACTTCCACCTCGGCTCCGGCTCGTCGGCGATCGACGGCGGAACCAGCAAGTACGGCGTCGCGTCGGTCGATCTGGACGGCCACGCTCGCGTCGTTGGAACTGTCGATATGGGTGCCTACGAATCGGGTTCCACCTCGACACCGACAACGCCAACCACGCCGACCACGCCGACCGAACCAGGTTCGGGAACTCCAACCACGCCGACGCAACCGACAACGCCAACCGCGCCGACAAAGGAATTCGTCGGCACCAGCGGCAACGACATCCTGCCGCACACCGGTCAGTCCAACGGCGGCAACGAAACCTTCAAGGGTCTCGGTGGTAGTGACGTGTTGAACGGTGGGGCCGGCGCGGACGTGCTCGACGGCGGTACTGGCAACGACACCGCCAGCTATGCGGGCTCCGGCGCGGTCAACGTCAACTTGGCGACTAAGGCGGCATCGGGCGGCCAGGCCGCCGGTGACAAGATCGTCGGCATCGAAAACTTGACTGGCTCAAGCTACAACGACGTCCTGACCGGCGGCAATAACGGCAGCAACGTTCTCCATGGCGGGGCTGGCGCGGATAAGCTCGACGGCGGCGCCGGCGGGGACGTGCTCGACGGCGGTAGTGACAACGACACGGCCACCTATGCGGCATCCGCCGGGGTCAACGTCAACTTGGCGACGGGGGCCGCATCGGGCGGGTATGCCACCGGTGACAAGTTCATCAGCATCGAAAACCTGACTGGCTCAAGCTTCAACGACGTGCTGACCGGCAATAACGGCAGCAACATTCTCCAAGGCGGGGCCGGCGCCGACAAGCTGGACGGCGGCGGCGGCTCGGACGTCCTCATTGGTGGCGCCGGGAAGGACATCATGACCGGTGGCGCCAGCTCGGATACGTTTGCATTCAAGACGCCGGCGGAAATCGGGTCCGGCTCGAGCCGCGACGTCATCACCGACTTCCAGAGAGGCGTCGATAAGATCGACTTCTCGGCGATCGATGCGAATGGCTCTGCGGCGGGCGATGGAAGCTTCCATTTCCTGGCGCAGGAGAACGCCGCTTTCGACCATAAGGCTGGCGCGCTCACCTGGCACTATGAAGACAAGGCTGGATCCGCGAGCGATGCTACCGTTATCCAGGGCGACCTGAACGGCGACGGCGTTCAGGACTTCCAGGTACAGCTGAAGGGCCTCGTCCACCTCGGGTCAGGCGATTTTCTCCTGTAA
- a CDS encoding zinc-finger domain-containing protein, protein MAGHNIPHFQNDGGHRVIEVGVKEFMCTGASAPFDHPHIFIDMGDDNEKVCSYCSTLYRFNSALKPSQTNPAGCVFHVKAA, encoded by the coding sequence ATGGCCGGCCACAACATTCCCCACTTCCAGAACGACGGCGGTCACCGGGTTATCGAAGTCGGCGTCAAGGAATTCATGTGCACCGGCGCTTCGGCCCCGTTCGACCATCCGCATATCTTCATCGACATGGGCGACGATAACGAGAAGGTCTGTTCCTACTGCTCGACGCTCTATCGCTTCAATTCCGCGCTCAAGCCGAGCCAGACCAACCCGGCCGGCTGCGTTTTCCACGTGAAGGCGGCGTAA
- a CDS encoding amino acid ABC transporter substrate-binding protein — protein sequence MKNKLLSAAIGAAVFALGTSAASATTLGDVKAKGFVQCGVNTGLTGFAAPDASGNWAGFDVDFCKAVASAVFGDPTKVKYTPTNAKERFTALQSGEIDVLSRNTTWTINRDTALGFNFRPVTYYDGQGFMVRKSLNVKSALELSGAAICVQSGTTTELNLADYFKTNNLQYNPVVFENLPEVNAAYDAGRCDVYTTDQSGLYSLRLTLKNPDEHVILPEIISKEPLGPAVRQGDDQWFDIVSWTAYALINAEEFGITQANVDEMKNSPNPDIKRFLGSETDTKIGTDLGLTNDWAANVIKGVGNYGEIFERNIGQGSPLKIARGLNALWNKGGIQYAPPVR from the coding sequence ATGAAGAACAAGCTTCTGTCCGCCGCTATCGGCGCAGCAGTTTTCGCTCTTGGCACCTCGGCTGCCTCGGCCACCACTCTCGGAGACGTCAAAGCGAAGGGTTTCGTGCAATGCGGCGTCAATACCGGTCTTACTGGCTTTGCCGCGCCTGACGCTTCCGGTAATTGGGCCGGCTTCGACGTCGATTTCTGCAAGGCCGTCGCTTCGGCTGTGTTCGGCGACCCCACCAAAGTCAAGTACACGCCGACAAACGCGAAGGAACGCTTTACCGCCCTGCAGTCCGGTGAAATCGACGTCCTTTCGCGCAATACGACCTGGACGATCAATCGCGACACCGCACTCGGATTCAACTTCCGTCCCGTCACCTATTACGACGGCCAGGGCTTCATGGTGCGCAAGAGCCTGAACGTGAAGTCGGCTCTCGAACTCTCCGGCGCCGCAATCTGCGTGCAGTCGGGCACGACCACGGAACTGAACCTCGCCGATTACTTCAAGACGAACAATCTGCAGTACAATCCGGTCGTCTTCGAAAACCTTCCTGAGGTCAACGCTGCCTACGACGCCGGTCGTTGCGACGTTTACACGACCGACCAATCCGGTCTCTATTCATTGCGTCTGACGCTGAAGAACCCCGACGAACACGTCATCCTCCCTGAGATCATCTCCAAGGAACCGCTCGGCCCAGCCGTCCGTCAGGGTGATGATCAGTGGTTCGATATCGTTTCCTGGACGGCTTATGCGCTGATCAATGCCGAAGAGTTCGGCATCACCCAGGCAAATGTCGACGAGATGAAGAATTCGCCGAACCCGGACATCAAGCGCTTCCTCGGCAGCGAGACCGACACCAAGATCGGCACGGATCTCGGCCTGACCAATGATTGGGCCGCCAACGTCATCAAGGGCGTCGGCAACTATGGCGAAATCTTCGAGCGCAACATCGGCCAGGGTAGCCCGCTCAAGATCGCCCGCGGCTTGAATGCTCTCTGGAACAAGGGCGGCATCCAGTACGCACCGCCGGTTCGTTAA